From the Priestia aryabhattai genome, one window contains:
- the fabF gene encoding beta-ketoacyl-ACP synthase II: MERVVITGMGLVSPIGNDIRTFWNNLIKGASGISSIDTFDVTDHKAKIAGIVRDFDADDVLGKKEARRLDRFSQFALAAAEQAWADSKLDLNHIDPERLGVYVGSGIGGIETLIENVDALRQKGPRRVSPTLVPGMISNAAAAQISIKWNAMGPSMSPVSACAIGNTAIGEAFRLIRSGEVDAVFAGGTEAAITDLSVASFGNATALSTRNDDPTQASRPFDEDRDGFVMSEGAGILILESLSHALARGAKIHAEVIGYGASSDAYHMVATHPEGKGAYLAMRAALKNANISLEEIDVISAHATSTKVGDISETKAIKELFGKQAYQIPITANKSMVGHMLGAAGGVEAIALAMSLKEGIVPPTINLENPDPLCDLDYVPGIARQVKINTGLSNSFGFGGHNAAIVLKKYE; encoded by the coding sequence GTGGAAAGAGTTGTGATTACAGGTATGGGACTAGTCTCGCCTATAGGAAATGACATCAGAACATTTTGGAACAACCTAATTAAAGGAGCGTCCGGTATCTCCTCTATAGATACATTTGACGTTACTGACCATAAGGCAAAAATTGCAGGAATCGTTCGAGATTTTGATGCCGATGATGTTTTAGGAAAGAAAGAAGCAAGGCGTTTAGATCGCTTTTCACAATTCGCTTTAGCTGCAGCTGAACAAGCCTGGGCAGATTCTAAGTTAGATCTCAATCATATAGATCCAGAAAGGTTAGGCGTATACGTAGGTTCAGGTATAGGCGGCATTGAAACCTTAATTGAAAATGTTGATGCACTTAGACAGAAAGGTCCAAGGAGAGTCAGCCCAACTCTCGTACCAGGCATGATTTCTAATGCTGCTGCAGCACAAATTAGCATCAAGTGGAATGCAATGGGCCCTTCTATGTCGCCTGTTTCTGCTTGTGCCATTGGAAATACAGCGATTGGGGAAGCCTTTAGACTCATTCGTTCTGGGGAAGTTGATGCTGTGTTTGCGGGTGGAACAGAAGCTGCTATAACAGACTTATCAGTAGCAAGTTTTGGCAATGCTACCGCATTATCAACAAGAAATGACGACCCTACTCAAGCTAGCCGTCCTTTTGATGAAGACCGTGATGGATTTGTCATGTCAGAAGGAGCTGGAATTCTAATCTTAGAATCTCTATCTCATGCTTTAGCTAGAGGAGCAAAAATTCATGCGGAAGTCATTGGATATGGTGCAAGTTCAGATGCATACCATATGGTTGCTACACATCCAGAGGGTAAGGGTGCTTATCTTGCGATGAGGGCAGCTTTAAAAAATGCAAACATATCCCTTGAAGAAATTGATGTTATTAGCGCTCATGCAACAAGTACAAAGGTGGGTGACATTTCTGAAACAAAAGCTATTAAAGAACTGTTTGGAAAACAGGCTTATCAGATTCCAATAACAGCTAATAAATCTATGGTTGGTCACATGTTAGGAGCAGCTGGTGGAGTTGAAGCAATTGCTTTGGCAATGAGCCTTAAGGAGGGCATAGTTCCTCCAACAATTAACTTAGAAAATCCCGATCCATTATGCGATTTAGATTATGTACCAGGTATTGCTCGTCAAGTAAAAATAAATACTGGTTTATCTAATTCATTTGGGTTTGGAGGTCATAATGCAGCTATTGTTTTAAAGAAATACGAGTGA
- a CDS encoding YitT family protein — protein sequence MKHFKYYIFLLVGTFIIALSFTLLQNPNQIASGGLTGAALILGSILHVPIAIVLWVITLVLLVICCSFLGVRSIIKSVIGSLSIPFFCLPHE from the coding sequence ATGAAACATTTTAAGTATTACATATTTTTGTTAGTAGGTACGTTTATTATTGCTTTATCCTTTACTTTATTACAGAATCCCAATCAAATTGCCTCTGGCGGTTTAACAGGTGCAGCTCTTATTCTTGGTTCCATATTGCATGTCCCTATAGCTATTGTTTTATGGGTAATCACGTTGGTTTTATTGGTGATTTGTTGTTCTTTTTTAGGCGTGCGGTCTATTATAAAATCGGTGATTGGTTCTTTATCAATACCTTTTTTTTGTTTACCTCACGAGTGA
- the brnQ gene encoding branched-chain amino acid transport system II carrier protein, protein MSNKVPFSFIVIIGLMLFALFFGAGNLIFPAMLGQSAGVNIWSANAGFLVTGVGLPLLGVLAFGFSGKEDLQSLASRVHPIFGLVFTTVLYLAIGPLFAIPRTGNVSFEIGLKPFISESSSSIALLVFTIIFFSITCFFSLNPAKIVDIVGKFLTPIKLTFIGILVLVAFIHPIGNFQAPTEKYITNSFFNGFQEGYLTMDTLASFVFGIIIINAIKEKGAKTKKQIITVCLKATGIAAIILATIYSALSYMGASSVEKLGHLENGGAVLAKVSDYYFGEYGGVLLGLMITVACLTTSVGLITSCSSYFHKLLPSISYKKIAISLSVFSAIIANVGLNQLISFSVPVLTVLYPLAIVLIFLTFLHSLFKGCAEVYQGSLFLTFVVSLVDGLNDFGLHIPGIDQLFTYYLPLYHIGLGWIFPAIIGGLAGYGVNMFKNKEQFTSKSTRLNK, encoded by the coding sequence GTGTCAAACAAAGTACCGTTTTCCTTTATAGTAATCATTGGTTTAATGTTATTTGCATTATTTTTTGGAGCTGGAAATTTAATATTCCCTGCTATGCTTGGTCAGTCAGCCGGAGTAAATATCTGGTCAGCAAATGCGGGTTTTTTAGTTACTGGGGTAGGCTTGCCTTTACTTGGTGTACTAGCTTTTGGTTTCTCCGGAAAGGAAGATTTACAATCATTAGCAAGTCGCGTACATCCTATCTTTGGTTTAGTATTTACAACTGTTCTTTATCTAGCTATTGGACCTTTATTTGCTATCCCACGAACAGGTAACGTCTCTTTTGAAATCGGACTTAAACCTTTTATTTCTGAAAGCTCTAGTTCTATAGCTTTACTTGTATTTACCATTATATTTTTCAGTATTACATGCTTTTTTTCTCTCAATCCCGCGAAAATTGTCGATATTGTCGGAAAATTCTTAACGCCAATTAAATTAACATTCATTGGAATTTTAGTTCTAGTTGCCTTTATTCATCCTATTGGAAATTTTCAAGCACCTACAGAGAAATATATAACAAACTCTTTTTTTAATGGGTTCCAAGAAGGATACCTAACAATGGATACTCTTGCATCTTTCGTTTTCGGAATCATTATTATCAATGCAATTAAAGAGAAAGGCGCTAAAACAAAGAAGCAAATTATAACTGTGTGCCTAAAAGCTACGGGAATTGCTGCTATTATTCTTGCAACTATCTATTCTGCTCTTTCATATATGGGCGCTTCAAGTGTAGAAAAGCTTGGACATTTAGAGAACGGAGGTGCGGTGTTAGCAAAAGTATCTGATTATTATTTTGGAGAATATGGAGGAGTACTACTAGGCTTAATGATCACAGTAGCTTGTCTGACAACTAGTGTAGGGCTTATTACTTCATGCTCTTCTTATTTCCATAAATTATTACCATCTATTTCTTATAAGAAAATTGCGATTAGCTTATCTGTATTTAGCGCAATAATCGCAAATGTTGGATTAAATCAATTAATTTCTTTTTCAGTACCTGTTTTAACAGTTCTCTATCCATTAGCAATTGTTCTAATCTTTTTGACTTTCCTTCATTCTTTATTTAAAGGATGTGCTGAGGTATACCAAGGTAGCCTATTCTTAACATTTGTTGTAAGCCTGGTAGATGGATTAAATGATTTTGGCTTACACATCCCTGGTATTGATCAATTATTTACTTACTATCTCCCTCTCTACCATATCGGATTAGGTTGGATATTCCCTGCAATTATTGGAGGTCTTGCAGGTTATGGAGTTAACATGTTTAAAAACAAAGAACAATTCACTTCTAAATCAACAAGGTTAAATAAATAA
- a CDS encoding helix-turn-helix transcriptional regulator, with the protein MNDKTRLEALSAFLKAKRAQIKPESIGLPAGTRRRTPGLRREEVAQLAGVSTTWYTWLEQGRDIKVSSIVLDCISTALQLNSDERDYLYDLALETKSEIIHSKKDQSELSPSLKRILAELTYCPTIVTDRHCHIVGWNSAAAHVFLDFEQIPNDQRNLIQLVFTRKELKALAVNWEHFAKGFLAIFRTYYGHYLGDEWYNQFIKEMSHLHPEFQDLWKESQVSKAPEMVIEFRHAKAGKMLFNLTSLQVQGDMDLRCSIYTPVEETDTENKLKRLMKRVSIEKL; encoded by the coding sequence ATGAATGATAAAACTAGGCTTGAAGCTTTGTCTGCATTCTTAAAAGCTAAGCGTGCTCAAATTAAACCAGAGTCTATTGGGTTACCAGCTGGAACCCGAAGAAGGACACCAGGATTACGAAGAGAAGAAGTTGCACAATTAGCAGGGGTAAGTACCACTTGGTACACATGGTTAGAGCAAGGAAGGGATATAAAAGTTTCTTCTATTGTGCTTGACTGCATCTCTACAGCTCTACAACTAAATAGCGATGAAAGAGACTATTTATATGATCTGGCATTAGAAACAAAGTCAGAAATTATTCATTCAAAAAAAGATCAATCAGAGCTTAGCCCTTCTTTAAAGCGAATACTAGCTGAATTAACCTATTGCCCGACTATCGTTACAGATCGCCATTGCCATATTGTGGGCTGGAACTCCGCAGCTGCTCATGTTTTTCTAGATTTTGAACAAATCCCAAATGATCAAAGAAATCTAATTCAATTAGTGTTCACCAGAAAAGAATTAAAAGCATTAGCTGTCAATTGGGAGCATTTTGCGAAAGGTTTTCTTGCTATTTTTCGTACCTATTATGGACACTATTTAGGTGATGAATGGTACAACCAGTTTATTAAAGAAATGAGTCATTTACACCCGGAATTCCAAGACTTATGGAAAGAAAGTCAAGTGAGTAAAGCTCCCGAAATGGTTATTGAATTTAGACATGCGAAAGCAGGAAAAATGTTATTTAATTTAACTTCTCTCCAAGTACAAGGGGATATGGATTTGCGGTGTAGTATCTACACACCAGTAGAGGAAACGGATACGGAAAATAAATTAAAACGACTAATGAAAAGAGTTTCTATAGAAAAATTATAA
- a CDS encoding YolD-like family protein, with protein sequence MEYRGMKKWRPFATMPEQYIGLKEMINKQVEVAQPILTEEQMEQMNFTLIEALHTNKQVYLTYYKQDQCITETGFIQFVNTLEDLFVFIDGVFGLKHRPRLIELLDVRFV encoded by the coding sequence ATGGAATATAGAGGAATGAAAAAATGGCGCCCTTTTGCTACAATGCCAGAGCAATACATAGGCTTAAAAGAAATGATAAATAAGCAAGTAGAAGTAGCTCAGCCTATTTTAACAGAAGAGCAAATGGAACAGATGAATTTCACTTTGATTGAAGCCCTACATACAAATAAACAAGTGTACCTTACATATTATAAGCAAGACCAATGCATAACAGAAACCGGATTCATTCAGTTTGTTAATACATTAGAGGATTTATTTGTTTTTATAGATGGAGTATTTGGATTAAAACATAGACCGAGGTTAATTGAGTTACTAGATGTTCGCTTTGTTTAA
- a CDS encoding Y-family DNA polymerase — protein MESYQILHLVGYLSLSSVSSVIRGLDLLKTKLAVVGDIKRSGSVMLAATPLLKKEGIKTGSRLLDIPKRKDIHVVNPSMERYIKASNYISSLVLQYMDPEDFHAYSIDELFIDATASLHLFARTPEELAHKIIHEIYRKTRLTATAGIAPNLLLAKVSLDHEAKHSPTGVAYW, from the coding sequence ATGGAATCATATCAGATTTTACACTTAGTAGGCTACCTATCGTTATCTTCGGTTTCCTCTGTCATACGGGGGTTAGATCTTTTGAAAACAAAGCTTGCTGTGGTAGGGGATATCAAACGGTCGGGATCGGTTATGTTAGCTGCCACACCCTTATTAAAGAAAGAAGGGATCAAAACAGGAAGTCGTCTTCTCGACATTCCTAAAAGGAAAGATATCCATGTCGTGAATCCATCCATGGAGAGATATATCAAGGCTTCGAACTATATTTCTAGTTTGGTGTTACAGTATATGGATCCTGAAGATTTCCATGCGTATAGCATTGATGAGTTGTTTATTGATGCCACAGCTTCTTTGCATTTATTCGCTCGTACGCCAGAAGAATTGGCCCATAAAATCATCCATGAGATCTATCGCAAAACAAGACTGACAGCTACCGCAGGAATCGCTCCTAATCTCTTACTGGCTAAGGTGAGCTTAGATCATGAGGCAAAGCACAGCCCAACAGGGGTGGCTTATTGGTGA
- a CDS encoding DinB/UmuC family translesion DNA polymerase, producing MKDFWGISSATERRLNRLGIHSIKELALSSVEMLRKEFGILGEELHQHANGIDFSRISDVYIPSSRSFGKSQILFRDYANRKEVELLLLELLDDVCFRLRMHQVVAQTIHLSISYSKQTGGGFSRQKKMGRASNLSQDIFPYCLTILHTFDNGMPIRSIGISLSNTSIQEEEQMSLFDDIDQRERAYALAKTIDEIRMRYGKNSVLRASSHLPYSTARYRNGLIGGHKS from the coding sequence ATGAAGGATTTCTGGGGGATCTCGTCTGCTACGGAAAGGCGTTTGAATCGTTTGGGCATTCACTCCATAAAAGAACTGGCTCTTTCTTCTGTAGAGATGTTACGTAAAGAATTTGGCATCCTGGGCGAAGAGTTGCACCAACATGCGAATGGAATTGATTTTAGTCGTATTTCTGATGTGTACATTCCTAGCTCTCGTTCCTTTGGTAAGAGTCAAATTCTGTTTCGAGACTATGCAAATCGAAAAGAAGTGGAATTGTTGCTATTAGAGCTGTTAGACGATGTGTGCTTTCGTTTACGCATGCATCAAGTGGTGGCTCAAACTATCCATTTATCGATTAGCTACAGCAAACAAACAGGTGGAGGCTTCTCCAGACAAAAGAAAATGGGGCGAGCTTCGAATCTAAGCCAAGATATCTTTCCCTATTGTTTAACCATCTTACATACCTTTGATAATGGCATGCCCATTCGCTCCATTGGGATTTCGTTATCGAACACCAGCATTCAAGAAGAGGAGCAAATGAGCTTATTTGATGATATCGATCAGCGTGAAAGAGCCTATGCCCTTGCCAAAACGATTGATGAGATTCGAATGCGTTATGGAAAGAATAGTGTACTACGTGCGTCTAGTCACCTTCCTTATTCAACAGCTCGTTATCGAAACGGCCTTATAGGTGGCCATAAATCATAA
- a CDS encoding SOS response-associated peptidase family protein, whose protein sequence is MCGRFSLATDISVLQERFNFEWRNEITINPRFNVAPSQQILTIQSDGEKRLDYSLYERL, encoded by the coding sequence ATGTGTGGAAGATTTTCTTTAGCGACAGATATATCTGTACTTCAAGAACGGTTTAACTTTGAATGGAGGAATGAAATAACGATTAATCCGAGGTTTAATGTAGCTCCCTCCCAACAAATTCTAACTATACAATCTGATGGAGAAAAAAGATTGGACTACTCACTATATGAAAGACTATGA
- a CDS encoding YitT family protein has product MVLYQYLFFVYLTSELPPLTNDPLLASIYGGLGVGIGLGLVFRVGGNTGGFTLIAQILHKLKSVKHSKSILIMDATVMIAGGLIFSPEKALYALIGAFLTRKAMDIIYGKSKEFKVAYIISSKEFEGRISESALYELDRGLTKLSGAGGYTNNERIIMMTVLDSLKIKDLRSMVQKIDPGAFIIFCEANEVFGEGFAQPFQPASSKKTISSSTI; this is encoded by the coding sequence TTGGTTCTTTATCAATACCTTTTTTTTGTTTACCTCACGAGTGAATTACCTCCCCTTACAAACGATCCTCTATTAGCCTCTATCTACGGTGGATTAGGGGTAGGAATAGGATTAGGTTTGGTATTTAGAGTGGGTGGGAATACCGGTGGCTTTACTTTAATTGCTCAGATTTTACATAAGTTGAAATCTGTTAAGCACAGTAAATCCATATTGATTATGGATGCAACTGTTATGATTGCAGGAGGACTTATTTTTTCGCCTGAAAAAGCCTTGTACGCTCTAATTGGGGCATTTTTGACGCGAAAGGCGATGGATATTATTTATGGGAAAAGTAAAGAATTCAAAGTAGCATATATCATATCATCTAAGGAATTTGAAGGGAGAATATCCGAGTCTGCCCTGTATGAATTAGATAGAGGTCTAACAAAATTATCGGGAGCAGGAGGTTATACAAACAATGAAAGAATTATTATGATGACGGTCCTAGATTCCTTAAAAATAAAAGACCTTAGATCTATGGTGCAAAAAATTGATCCTGGCGCGTTTATCATTTTTTGTGAGGCAAATGAGGTGTTTGGTGAAGGATTTGCTCAACCTTTTCAGCCTGCCTCTAGTAAAAAAACGATTTCTTCTAGCACCATTTAG
- a CDS encoding small acid-soluble spore protein H, which yields MDAQRAQEIADSMDMAKVIYNGKSIYIEHVDQQNGVATIHNLDEPNNKQSVSIFELTEQ from the coding sequence GTGGATGCACAAAGAGCACAAGAAATTGCCGATTCAATGGACATGGCCAAAGTAATATATAATGGGAAAAGTATTTACATTGAGCATGTAGACCAACAAAATGGAGTAGCTACAATTCATAACCTGGATGAACCAAATAATAAGCAAAGTGTTTCTATATTTGAACTAACAGAACAATAA
- a CDS encoding LysE family transporter, with translation MPVLSFLLYVFVTSFTPGPNNIMAMLFANKYGLKKTLKFCVGVGAGFLIVMLLCSYLNLLLKNSIPKIEFFMTVLGAGYMMYLAIKIIRSRGDNENNNEDRNNSFFMGMLLQFINPKGILYGITAIATFILPYHNSNFSLLMYSLFLAFIGFMSTFCWSLFGSFFQKFLSKYRNQFNIVMALLLMYSAVSILIK, from the coding sequence ATGCCAGTATTATCATTCTTGCTATATGTCTTTGTAACCAGTTTTACCCCTGGACCTAATAATATTATGGCCATGTTATTTGCTAACAAATATGGTTTGAAAAAGACATTAAAGTTTTGTGTAGGAGTAGGTGCAGGTTTCCTTATAGTCATGTTGTTGTGTAGTTATCTTAATCTTTTACTCAAAAATTCCATCCCAAAAATTGAATTCTTTATGACTGTCCTAGGTGCAGGTTATATGATGTATCTAGCCATAAAAATTATTCGGAGTAGGGGTGATAATGAAAATAACAATGAAGATCGGAATAACAGTTTTTTCATGGGGATGCTTTTACAATTTATAAATCCAAAAGGCATTTTATATGGTATAACAGCTATAGCAACCTTCATCCTTCCATATCACAATTCAAACTTTAGCTTACTAATGTATTCACTATTTCTAGCTTTTATTGGCTTTATGAGTACATTTTGTTGGAGTTTATTTGGTTCATTTTTTCAAAAATTCCTCTCAAAGTATAGAAATCAATTTAATATAGTTATGGCTTTATTATTAATGTATAGTGCAGTCTCAATTCTTATAAAATAA
- a CDS encoding YsnF/AvaK domain-containing protein — protein MGTRKRVAGTFHPEQEAIHAIKGLKRQGYRETDILVVAKDRSNTVQLGVETNVMIEAGTPAVSSLAGVMMDSFLTMMTGGMATATQAGDLTSKLVRMGIQSFTAKQCEMDVKEGKILVLIDVDETQTIPSYTTASEVPHETEEHRSVQLREEQLDVRKERVQTGEVQLRKEIVEELRTIQVPVMREEIYVERRPVIDGQYDGSPLTENKIIRIPIMEERIEVTKRPVVVEEVVIGKRKIQEIKEIKDTVRKEEAQIEQSELPAVPELADSEIYQNMDNYVDQSYQEVAASIASDAPKEEKVKLSPNKKQEAQLKVTTSPVIKEIEEVTASVNNQKTESQVKDTDITTSEKGKNNEKSTNKQKK, from the coding sequence ATGGGAACGAGAAAACGAGTTGCAGGAACTTTTCATCCGGAGCAAGAAGCGATACATGCAATTAAGGGGTTAAAACGTCAGGGATATCGTGAAACAGATATATTGGTAGTAGCAAAGGATAGAAGTAACACTGTACAGTTAGGGGTCGAAACAAATGTAATGATAGAAGCTGGAACGCCAGCTGTAAGTTCATTGGCAGGTGTGATGATGGATAGCTTTCTTACCATGATGACAGGTGGAATGGCTACTGCTACACAAGCTGGGGATCTAACTTCAAAACTTGTTAGAATGGGCATTCAAAGTTTTACTGCAAAACAGTGTGAAATGGATGTAAAGGAAGGGAAAATTCTTGTCCTAATTGATGTGGATGAAACTCAAACAATTCCTTCTTATACTACGGCTAGCGAGGTTCCACACGAGACAGAGGAGCATAGGTCAGTGCAACTTCGCGAAGAGCAACTCGATGTAAGGAAAGAACGTGTTCAGACTGGGGAAGTACAACTTCGTAAGGAAATTGTAGAAGAATTACGAACTATCCAGGTTCCGGTTATGCGTGAGGAAATCTACGTAGAACGTCGACCGGTCATAGACGGTCAGTATGATGGTAGCCCATTGACAGAGAACAAGATCATTCGTATTCCTATTATGGAGGAGCGAATTGAAGTAACCAAGAGACCTGTGGTTGTGGAAGAAGTGGTCATTGGCAAGCGTAAAATTCAAGAGATTAAAGAAATAAAGGATACTGTCCGAAAGGAAGAAGCACAAATTGAACAGTCAGAACTTCCCGCGGTTCCTGAACTTGCTGACTCTGAAATTTATCAAAACATGGATAATTACGTAGATCAAAGTTATCAAGAAGTTGCTGCTTCAATTGCTTCTGATGCTCCAAAAGAGGAGAAAGTTAAACTTTCCCCCAACAAGAAACAAGAAGCTCAACTTAAAGTGACAACTTCTCCTGTTATCAAAGAGATTGAAGAGGTTACAGCCTCAGTAAACAATCAGAAAACAGAAAGTCAAGTTAAAGATACGGATATTACAACTTCTGAAAAAGGGAAAAATAATGAGAAATCAACAAACAAGCAAAAGAAATAA
- a CDS encoding catalase: MAENKDVNASNRDDMKRETLTTRQGHPVRDNQNIRTIGNRGPATLENYHFIEKISHFDREEVPERVVHARGSGAFGYFETYGKVGDEPVEKYTRAKVFSGAGKRTPLMVRFSTVAGAKDSPETARDPRGFAVKMYTEEGNWDLVGNNLKIFFIRDAMKFPDMIHAFKADPASNVPNPERMFDFVSRTPEATHMITFLFSPWGIPATYRHMQGSGVNTYKWVNDKGEAVLVKYHWEPKQGIRNLTQEEANTIQAKNVGHATQDLYEAIESGDYPEWELFVQIMEDDYHPELDFDPLDDTKLWPEDKFPWLAVGRMVLDRNPKDFHAEIEQAAFGTGVLVDGMDFSDDKMLQGRTFSYSDTQRYRVGANYLKLPVNAPKVPIHTNQQRGQMDTRDPKESGDNPHINYEPSMLGGFQEESKKDRVPHQPMYNAAAMSAPIDRPNNYGQAGHTYRSFEDWERDELIKNLSDALAICDKQIQETMISHFTQADEEYGRRVKEGIEKKLHEMQDMKTANELPGREAGKSKYGQGTLAANEATKDAVKKSHEVDPY, from the coding sequence TTGGCAGAGAATAAAGATGTCAATGCTTCAAACAGAGATGATATGAAACGTGAAACACTGACTACACGTCAGGGACATCCTGTAAGAGATAACCAAAACATTCGTACAATTGGAAATCGAGGTCCAGCAACACTTGAAAATTATCACTTTATCGAAAAGATTTCTCATTTTGATCGGGAAGAAGTTCCGGAGCGAGTCGTACACGCACGAGGATCTGGAGCATTTGGCTATTTTGAAACATATGGAAAAGTCGGGGATGAACCAGTAGAGAAGTATACTCGCGCGAAAGTATTTTCAGGTGCCGGCAAGAGAACACCGTTGATGGTTCGTTTCTCTACAGTTGCCGGAGCAAAAGATTCTCCGGAAACAGCTCGGGATCCACGTGGATTTGCCGTAAAAATGTACACGGAAGAGGGAAATTGGGACTTGGTTGGGAACAACCTAAAGATTTTCTTTATTCGTGATGCAATGAAATTCCCTGATATGATTCATGCGTTTAAAGCAGATCCAGCTTCAAACGTGCCAAATCCTGAAAGAATGTTTGACTTTGTTTCGCGTACACCTGAGGCTACCCACATGATTACATTTTTATTCTCTCCATGGGGGATTCCAGCAACATATCGTCACATGCAGGGATCTGGTGTAAACACCTATAAATGGGTAAACGATAAAGGTGAAGCTGTGCTAGTGAAATATCACTGGGAACCGAAGCAGGGAATTCGGAACTTAACACAAGAAGAGGCAAATACGATACAAGCAAAAAACGTGGGGCATGCAACACAAGATTTATACGAAGCTATTGAAAGTGGAGATTATCCAGAATGGGAGCTCTTTGTGCAAATTATGGAGGATGATTACCATCCAGAGCTTGATTTTGATCCCCTCGATGATACGAAACTTTGGCCTGAAGATAAGTTTCCATGGTTGGCAGTCGGGCGTATGGTTCTAGATCGTAATCCAAAGGATTTCCATGCAGAAATCGAACAAGCTGCCTTCGGTACTGGAGTTCTTGTGGATGGAATGGACTTCTCGGACGATAAAATGCTACAAGGTCGTACGTTTTCTTACTCAGATACACAGCGCTACCGTGTAGGTGCGAACTATTTAAAATTACCTGTGAATGCACCAAAAGTGCCTATTCATACGAACCAGCAGCGCGGTCAAATGGATACCCGTGATCCAAAAGAATCTGGTGATAATCCACATATTAACTATGAGCCTTCAATGCTTGGTGGCTTTCAGGAAGAAAGTAAGAAAGATCGTGTTCCACATCAACCAATGTATAATGCGGCCGCAATGAGTGCACCAATTGATCGTCCTAACAACTATGGTCAAGCAGGTCACACGTACCGTAGTTTTGAAGATTGGGAGCGCGATGAATTGATTAAAAATCTATCCGATGCACTTGCGATTTGTGATAAACAAATTCAAGAAACGATGATTTCTCATTTTACGCAAGCTGATGAAGAATATGGCCGCCGTGTGAAGGAAGGTATTGAAAAGAAACTACATGAAATGCAGGATATGAAAACTGCAAACGAGTTGCCTGGTCGTGAGGCAGGGAAATCAAAATATGGACAAGGTACATTAGCTGCAAATGAAGCAACAAAAGATGCTGTAAAGAAAAGTCACGAAGTCGATCCTTATTAG